TCTGGCCGGTCGACGGCTGACAGGGGCCGATTAGGAAGAACGGCTGTTGGCGGCAGGAGGCGACCGACCGGTCCTGCACGCAGCAGCCGGTAGATGTAGAAGATGCCGAACGCAAAGATGAAAGTGTAGATCGCACAAAAAACGATGAGCGAAATCATTGCCGTGCCCCTCGTGAGGAAGGGCGTCATTGCATCCGCGGTTCTCAGCACGCCGTAGACCACCCAGGGCTGACGTCCTACCTCCGCCGTGAACCAGCCGGTCAAGGTGGCGACGAAGGGCAGAGGAAAGCTGAGAAACGTTGCCCAGAGCACCGTCCGGTTCCGCGCCAGATGCCCTTTGCGGCTCAAATATGTTCCGACCCAGGCCAGAGCCAACATAAGGACGCCGCAGCCGACCATGATTCGGAAGCTGAAGAAGGGAATGAGTATCGGGGGCCAATCGCTCTCGGGAATGCTATCGAGCCCGACTTCCGCGGCGTCGAGGCTGTCAGAGTCGATCAAGCTGCCCCAAGGCGGGGGCAAAGTGATCGCGAAAAGGTTGCGCCGATTGGCGACGTCCGGCCACGCGAGCAGCACTTCGGATGCCGGCTGTTCATTGTGCCATCGCGCCTCGATGGCGGCCATCTTCGCGGGCTGGTAGCGGACAACGTATTCACCGTTGAGGTGACCGAAAATGATCTGGACGGGAACGAGCACGGCCGCGAGATACAAGCCCATACGCAGCATAATTTTTGCTTCGGCGATAAACATTCCCCGCAGCAAATACCAGGCGCCCGTCGCAGCCACGCAGAATGCGCCGGTCAGGTAAGCTGCCAGAAGCATGTGCGGAAAGCGCGACCAGACCACCGAATTGAAGATGATCTTGGCCCAATCGTTTGGCGCGAACATTCCGTTCTCGACGACATACCCGACCGGAACTTGCATCCAACTGTTGTTGATCATGATCCAGAACGCCGACAGCGTGGTGCCGAGGGCGACCATTGCGGTCGAAAACAGGTAGAACCACGGAGGGACTTTCGGTCGGCCGAACAGAAGTACGCCGAGGAAACCCGCCTCTAGCGCAAAAGCAGTGAATGTTTCATACGAGAGAAGCACCCCCTGGATCGGTCCCGTCATCCGTGAAAAGTCGCTCCAGTTCGTGCCTATCTCGAAGGCCATGACGACCCCCGAGACCACGCCGAGTCCGAAAGCCACCGCGAAGATCTTGAGCCAGAAGTCGAACAGCACCCGGTACGCCGGGCGCCCCGTCGCGAGATGGAGGGTCTCCAGGACAGTGAGCCACGCTGCCAGGCCGATCGTGAAGGACGGAAAGATGATGTGAAACGAAACGGTAAACGCGAACTGCAGTCGTGACAGAAGTAGCGCCGTGATCTCCATGATGCCGCCGCCCTTACCGCCAGAGATTGGTCTTTGCGAGGTCGATGACCTCGTCGGCCCTGCCGCTCATGATCGCCTTCACCATGTAGAGCGAGAAGCCCTTCGCCATCTCGACGTTTATCGACGGCGGCACCGCAAGCTCTGTCCGGCTGACGACGGCATCGATGAGAACGGGGCCATTATGCGCAAGCGCCGCGGCGATTCCCTCCTCCACCTTGGTGGGGTCCTCGATCCGAATGCCGCGAATGCCGACAGCTTCGGCCATGGCCGCAAAATTGGGGTTCTTGAGCTCGGTGCCAAAATCGAGGAAACCGGTGCCCTTCTGCTCGAGCTCGATGAAACCGAGTGCGCCGTTGTTGAACACCACCACCTTCGTCGAAAGGCGGTGCTGCACGAGTGTGAGCAAGTCGCCCATAAGCATGGTGAAGCCCCCGTCGCCCGAGAGCGAGATCACCTGTCGGCCCGGAAAAGCGGCTTGTGCGCCAATTGCCTGCGGCATCGCATTGGCCATCGAGCCGTGCCAGAATGACCCGATCAGCCGCCGCTTGCCGTTCATCGCGAGATATCGCGCTGCCCAGACGGTCGGCAGTCCGACATCGCAGGTGAAGACCGCATCATCGGAGGCCAAATCGCTAACGGCCTTCGCGATCTGCTGCGGGTGAATCAACTTGCCGCTGCCCTTGCGAGCTAGCTCATCGAGCCCTTCGCGTGCTTTACCGTAGTGTTCGCGCGCCTGGGCAAGATGACTACCGTCTCGCTTCTCCTTGAGGAGCGGCAGAAGCGCGTCGATCGTCGCGCGCACGTCGCCAATCACGGCGAGATCGACCGGAGTTCGTCGCCCGATGACCTCCGCTCTCAGATCGACCTGTGCGATCTTGACCTCCGAACCGCGCGGATAGAACTGCCGATACGGGAAGTCGGTCCCGAGCATCAGCAGGACGTCGCAATCCAGCATCGCGTAATAGCCCGATGAAAAGCCGAGGAGACCAGTCATGCCGACGTCGTATGGGTTATCCCACTCGACATGTTCCTTGCCTCTCAGTGCGTGAACGACAGGCGCCTTGAGGCGCTCGGCGAGCGCCACAACCTGTTCGTGAGCGCCTTGACAGCCGGAGCCGCAGAGCATCGTCACGCGCCCGTTTCCGTTGAGCAGTGCGGCCAATCGATCCAAGGCATCGTTCGCTGCCGGCACGGCCGGTCGGGCCGGCAGCAGGTTCGCGGGCTGCGGATCCGATCCCATTTCGGCTGGCTGTAGCGCAACATCGCCCGGAATGACGATCACGGAAACGCCGCGGTTTGTGACGGCCTGCCGAATGGCGAGCTCGAGCGTGCGCTGCATCTGGTTGGCACCGGAGACGACCTCGCAATAATGACTGCATTCTTTGAACAGCTGCTCCGGATGCGTCTCCTGGAAATATCCGGAGCCGATTTCACTCGACGGGATCTGCGCGGCGATGGCGAGGACCGGCACCCTGGAGCGATGACAGTCGAACAGGCCATTGATGAGATGCAGGTTACCGGGCCCGCAACTGCCCGCGCAGACGACGAGCTCGCCGGTAAGGTGAGCGTCGGCGCCAGCCGCGAAGGCTGCGACCTCCTCGTGCCGGACGTGGATCCATTCGATTTTGCCGTCGCGACGAATCGCGTCCGTCAGCCCGTTCAGGCTGTCGCCGACGATGCCATACATTCGCTTGACGCCAGCCGCGACGAGGATCTTTACGAATTGGTCCGCCACTGTGCTGCTCATGCCGTTTCCTTTCTAAGAAGCTAATGCCTTTACCGCCACGCCTGGTCCTTGGGCCTAGTGCGCTGCAGAACTCCGTGCCGGCGGCGCCATGAACTCCGGGCCGATCGAATCGGTAATCGTGTCGTGCAGGATGCGATCGATATCCGCTCTGGCCGTCTCATCCAGATGCCAGCCGCTCACCTCGTCGACCGGGAGAAGTTGCGCCGGATTGCGCGCACCCCAGAGCGCCGTCGTGATGCCCTGGTCGAGCATCCACCGGATGGCCAGGTGGATCACTCGCTTGCCGAAGCGTCGCTGCGCGAGTAAATCGAGCTGCTCGACGGCCGCAAGATATTGCGCAAAGCGCGGCTGCTGGAATTTCGGATCGGTTCGTCGGAGGTCATCCCCTTCGAATTTGCTCTCCGGCCGCATTCGGCCGGAGAGGAGACCACGGCACAGCGCGCCATACCCGAAGGTCGCAATGTTGTTCTCGCGGCAATACGGCAGGATATCGGTCTCGATGCCGCGCTCAAACAAATTGAAGGGCGGCTGCAGCACGTGAAGTGGCGCAATTCGCCGGAACTGCTCCATCTGCAGGACCGAGAAGTTGCTGACGCCGATTGCGCGGATTGTTCCCTGTTCGCACAGGTCGCGCATCGCCTCGGCAGTCTCCTCGATCGTGATCAACGGATCCGGCCAGTGGATCTGATAGATATCGATGTAGTCGGTCTGAAGCCGACGAAGAGAATCTTTCGATTCCCGCAGGATCCGCGCGCGGCTGGCATTGCGGAATACGCGCCCATCCTTCCATTCCAATCCGACCTTTGTGGCGATCTGCACACGGGAGCGCAGACCACCGTCTGCGAGTGCCTTGCCGACAATTTCTTCGGAACGGCCGAACCCGTAGGCCGGCGCGGTGTCGATGACGTTGATGCCGTGCTCGACCGCCCCTTGAATCGTTTTGATCGATTCCGCTTCATCCGTGCCGCCCCACATCCAGCCCCCGATGGCCCACGTCCCTAGCGCGACGCGTGAGACCTGGAGCGGCGTTCCCTGAATTTCGACGCGCTCCATGCCGATTCGGACAGGCGTGCTCGCCGGAGCCTTGTAGTCGAGTGCCTTGTTTTCGAGGGTCTTGGCTTCATCAGCCATAAGCTTGCTCCTTACTCGATGCCTTTCCAGTCCCCTTGGCCGAAGCGGCCGTTCCGCCTGTCAGGTGACCTTCAATTGCGCAGGGTCGATCGGCAGCGCACGAATTCGCTTACCGGTTGCGGCAAAAATCGCGTTGCAGATGGCTGGCGCGACCGGTGGTACGCCGGGCTCGCCAACCCCGCCGGGAGGCGCGTCGCTCTCGACGAGGTGGACGTGAGTTTCAGGTGCGATATCGGTACGAGCGACCAGGTAGTCGCTGAAATTGCTCTGCTCGATGTGCCCCTGCTTGATGCTGATATTGCTGTAGAGCGCGTTGCTGATGGCCATGATCACGGCGCCTTCGAGCTGGGCGCGCACGCGGTCCGGGTTGACGACGAGACCGCAATCGAGCCCGATATCCACCCTGGGAATGGTGAGTTGGCCGTCGCTACCGACGGCGACCTGCGCGACCGCTGCCGCGTAGCTCAGGAAGCTGCGGTGGACGGCGACGCCGCGTCCGTGCCGTGTCGGCAGGCTGCTGCCCCATCCACTGTTGCGGGCGACCAGGTCAAGGACACCTCGTAGTCGGCCGGTGTCGACCGGATAAGTATCGAGCGATGCGCCGTAGTTGGGATAATCGACGTGCATCGCGGCGAAGTCGAGCTTGCGCGGCTGGCCCAACAGCTCGCGCAGATATTCGAGCGGGTCTTTGCCGGCCGCGTGTGCAAGCTCATCGGCGAACGAGCACACCGCGAACGCGTGAGGAATGTTGTAGACCGACCGATACCAGCCGATCCTGACATGGTTGGCCGCCTGGCCGTTTTCGCAGCGGACATTGTCGATCGCGTAGGGCATGTCGGTCACGCCCTGCTGCAGCTCACCGGCGCTGCCGTACGTGACGTCTGGCTGGAAGGTCGATTCGATGGCCGGAAAGACGGTTCGGTGCAGCCAGGCCGACGGGCGTCCTTCGGCGTCGAGCCCGGCTTCGAGGTGCTGGGCAGAAATCGCGTGATAATAATCGTGCTGGATCTCGTCCTCGCGCGTCCACGTGACCTTGACCGGCGCGCCGATGCGGCGTGACAGCAGTGCCGCCTCGGCCACGTAGTCGGATTTGGATTTACGGCCGAATGCGCCTCCCAGCAGCGTTACGTTGACGGTGACGTCTTCGAACTGCACGCCGAGGACCTGGGAGGCGGTCGTACGTGCGGACTGCGGGAATTGCGTGGGCGCCCAGATCTCACACTTCCCATCGGCGAAGTGGGCGACGGCGTTCGGTACTTCCATCGGCGCATGCGCGTAATAGGGCACAAAATAATCCGCCGAGATGCGGCGATGGGCCTCGCCGAGGGCGACGTCGACGTTGCCTTGGCTGCGCACGACCCGTCCGGGCTGCTTCGCCGTTGCCTCAAGCTCAGCCCGATAAGTCGTCGAATCGTGATCGGCATTGGCGCCAAAATCCCAAGTGATCTTGAGCTTTGCGCGGCCCTGCTGCGCCGACCAGGTATTGCTGGCGATGACGGCAATGCCGCCGAGGGGATAGAAGCCGGACGGAATAGGGGTGGCCGGAATCTCCACCACCTGCTCGACGCCGGGGACTTTCAGCGCGTCCGTGGCGTCGAAGTGCAAGGCTTTGCCGCCGTAGACTGGACAGCGCTCGACGGACGCGTACTTCATCCCGGGAAGGGTGACGTCGATGCCATAGGTCGCCGTGCCGCGCGTGATTGCGTCGAGATCGACTATGGGAACGGGTTTGCCGACGTAGCGCCGTTCGTCCGCCGCCGTGAAACGCAATTCCATGTGATCGAGTGGCGCGATCTCCATTGTCGCCGCCATCTTGGCGGCATCGCCGAACGACAGCTGCCGACCCGTTGGAACGTGAACGATCACGTGATTGCGCGCCTGGCAATCGTTTGCGTTGACGTTCCAGACACGGGCAGCCGCCGCCTCGAGCATCTGCCGGGCTGACGCGCCCGCCTCGCGCATCGGCTGATAGAATTGCCGCATGCTGCGGGACCCATCAGTGTTCTGGTCGCCATATTTCGGATCACCCTGGGCCTGCACGATCCTGACGCGGCTCCAGTCGGCGCCAAGCTCATCGGCGAGCACCATGGGCAATCCCGTCTTGATTCCCGTGCCCATCTCCGACCGATGCGCGACAATCGTCACCAAACCGGTCTGATCGATCATCAGGTAGACGTTGGGTTCAAAAACACCGCTCGCATGAGCATGAGCCGCGAGAGCCGGAAAGTTGCTGAATCCGATCGTGAAGCCGAGAACGAGGCCGGTGGCGCCGCCCGCGACGACTTCGCGCCGGCTGAGGTTTACGACCCTCGTCATCAGATGGTCTCCGCGGCTGACTTGATCGCGGCGCGAATCCGCGCGTAGGTGCCACAGCGGCAAATGTTGCCTGACATGGCATCGGTGATCTGCTGATCCGTCGGCTTTGGCGTTTCCTTGAGGAGAGCCGCGGCCTGCATGATCTGGCCCGGCTGGCAGTAGCCGCACTGGGGCACGTTGTTGGCGCGCCACGCGCGCTGGACGGCGTGCGTGCCATCGGAGCTTAGTCCTTCGATGGTGACGATCTCATGCCCGGCTGCGGCCGACAACGGCGTCACGCAAGAGCGTACCGCCTGTCCGTCCATGTGCACGGTGCATGCGCCGCAGGCGCCGATGCCGCAGCCGAATTTGGTGCCGGCCAACCCGAGAATGTCGCGGATCGCCCAAAGCAAAGGCATCTGCGGATCGGCATCAATATTGTGCAAAGCACCGTTGATCTTGACTTGTTGCATATGAGCAGCCGATGTTGACGACATGCCCAAAGCTAGTCGCCGCGGCGAAAATCAACTTGACAGCCCTTGTCTTTTGTTGATTGCGATTGCTGCGATCACTCGTTCTGAACTGAGACTGCTTGCTCGTGCGCAACGCCGTCTGGGCTGTTTCAGGCAAGAACTCGCTGATTGAAACAATTACCAACAAGCGCTCCGTCCCGATGTCGCCGAGAACAGCATGCCAATGGACATTCTATTTGTGAGATCACGCCGGATGAACGTCTCGATCAGGGCCGCGATTGTGGTGCTCACCTGTGCCGGGGCTGCCGTCGTGTGGGCGCAGGAGACAGGCACAACGCTTTCGCCGGCCGCCTTGAAGGAAATTGCGCGGGTTGAGGCAGAGATCGGCCGGATCGAAGCAGAAAGCCTCCAGCGGCTGGCGGCGCCACCTGACAATCAGGTGCAGCAGATCGAACTGCTCGGCAAGTTGATGCTGTATGACAAGGAGCTGTCGGTGAATCGCAACGAGGCGTGTGCGTTTTGTCACACACCTGAGACGGGCTTCACGGGGCCGGTGTCCGAGCTCAATCGTACGACCGCCTCCTATCCGGGTTCGGTGCGCACCCGATTCAGCAATCGCAAGCCGCAATCGCACGCCTACGCGCCGCTCTCGCCCGTGCTGCATTACAATCCCGGCCAGGGCGATCTCGTCGGCGGCAATTTCTGGGACATGCGCGCAACGGGCCGCCGATTGGGTAACCCGGCGGCCGAACAGGCAGAGGGGCCACCGACCAATCCCGTCGAGATGGGCCTGCCCGATGTCGCTTGTGCGGTCTATCGAGCCGCCCAACGGCCCTATCGCGGCCTGTTCGAGGCCGTCTGGGGTCTACAGGCATTTGCCATCCAGTGGCCCGGTGACGTGGAGCAGGTGTGCAGTCAACCAGGGCCACCTCCTGCGAACGATCCGACGCCGGTTCACCTGACGCCGATAGATCGCGGCCGGGCCGCGACAACGTTCGACCAGATGGCGCAGTCCATCTCCGGCTATGAAGCATCGGCGGAGGTGACGGCGCTTACGTCCAAGTTCGATGCGGTGCAGGCGGGGAAGGCGCAGTTCACGCCCCAGGAGCAGGCGGGTTACGCGCTGTTCCGCGGCAAAGGGCAATGCAACAATTGCCACCGCGACGGAGGGCCCGGCGAAGATCCGCTGTTCACCGATTTCACAGCGAGCAACATCGGCACTCCCGCAAATCCGCGGCTTCCGTACTACGCCGAACAGCAACCGGACGCACGTGGCTATCGCGCCAATCCCGCAGGCTCATCGTATGTGGATCCGGGCGTCGCCGGCTTTCTCGTCGCCGATCATCTGCTTAGCCAACCTTCATCCGTCGATGCGCGCTGGGCCCCGCTCGCGCCGGCGAATGTCGGCCGCTTTCAGGTTCCGACGCTGCGCAACGTCGACAAGAGGCCTTACCCGGACTTCGTCAAGGCTTACGGTCACAACGGCTATTTCACGAGTCTCAAGTCGATCGTGCATTTCTACAACACGCGTGACGTGCTGCCGCGCTGCGGTCGCAACGATCCGGGCGAGGGGACTGCGTGCTGGCCGGCCCCGGAATCCACCCGCAACATGAACACCAAGTTCGTCGGACGCCTCGGTCTTTCCGACGAGGAGGAGGATGCACTAGTCAGCTTCATGCAGACGCTTAGCGATGGGTACATGCAACGGTAGCCACGCGCGTGCGTCGAATCCACCGTGACGCCGCTGTCCGCGCCAACGGCAGCTCTCTCAATTGCGCTGAGGT
This portion of the Bradyrhizobium diazoefficiens genome encodes:
- a CDS encoding aldo/keto reductase, translating into MADEAKTLENKALDYKAPASTPVRIGMERVEIQGTPLQVSRVALGTWAIGGWMWGGTDEAESIKTIQGAVEHGINVIDTAPAYGFGRSEEIVGKALADGGLRSRVQIATKVGLEWKDGRVFRNASRARILRESKDSLRRLQTDYIDIYQIHWPDPLITIEETAEAMRDLCEQGTIRAIGVSNFSVLQMEQFRRIAPLHVLQPPFNLFERGIETDILPYCRENNIATFGYGALCRGLLSGRMRPESKFEGDDLRRTDPKFQQPRFAQYLAAVEQLDLLAQRRFGKRVIHLAIRWMLDQGITTALWGARNPAQLLPVDEVSGWHLDETARADIDRILHDTITDSIGPEFMAPPARSSAAH
- a CDS encoding cytochrome-c peroxidase — translated: MNVSIRAAIVVLTCAGAAVVWAQETGTTLSPAALKEIARVEAEIGRIEAESLQRLAAPPDNQVQQIELLGKLMLYDKELSVNRNEACAFCHTPETGFTGPVSELNRTTASYPGSVRTRFSNRKPQSHAYAPLSPVLHYNPGQGDLVGGNFWDMRATGRRLGNPAAEQAEGPPTNPVEMGLPDVACAVYRAAQRPYRGLFEAVWGLQAFAIQWPGDVEQVCSQPGPPPANDPTPVHLTPIDRGRAATTFDQMAQSISGYEASAEVTALTSKFDAVQAGKAQFTPQEQAGYALFRGKGQCNNCHRDGGPGEDPLFTDFTASNIGTPANPRLPYYAEQQPDARGYRANPAGSSYVDPGVAGFLVADHLLSQPSSVDARWAPLAPANVGRFQVPTLRNVDKRPYPDFVKAYGHNGYFTSLKSIVHFYNTRDVLPRCGRNDPGEGTACWPAPESTRNMNTKFVGRLGLSDEEEDALVSFMQTLSDGYMQR
- the poxB gene encoding ubiquinone-dependent pyruvate dehydrogenase, which codes for MSSTVADQFVKILVAAGVKRMYGIVGDSLNGLTDAIRRDGKIEWIHVRHEEVAAFAAGADAHLTGELVVCAGSCGPGNLHLINGLFDCHRSRVPVLAIAAQIPSSEIGSGYFQETHPEQLFKECSHYCEVVSGANQMQRTLELAIRQAVTNRGVSVIVIPGDVALQPAEMGSDPQPANLLPARPAVPAANDALDRLAALLNGNGRVTMLCGSGCQGAHEQVVALAERLKAPVVHALRGKEHVEWDNPYDVGMTGLLGFSSGYYAMLDCDVLLMLGTDFPYRQFYPRGSEVKIAQVDLRAEVIGRRTPVDLAVIGDVRATIDALLPLLKEKRDGSHLAQAREHYGKAREGLDELARKGSGKLIHPQQIAKAVSDLASDDAVFTCDVGLPTVWAARYLAMNGKRRLIGSFWHGSMANAMPQAIGAQAAFPGRQVISLSGDGGFTMLMGDLLTLVQHRLSTKVVVFNNGALGFIELEQKGTGFLDFGTELKNPNFAAMAEAVGIRGIRIEDPTKVEEGIAAALAHNGPVLIDAVVSRTELAVPPSINVEMAKGFSLYMVKAIMSGRADEVIDLAKTNLWR
- a CDS encoding (2Fe-2S)-binding protein, producing the protein MQQVKINGALHNIDADPQMPLLWAIRDILGLAGTKFGCGIGACGACTVHMDGQAVRSCVTPLSAAAGHEIVTIEGLSSDGTHAVQRAWRANNVPQCGYCQPGQIMQAAALLKETPKPTDQQITDAMSGNICRCGTYARIRAAIKSAAETI
- a CDS encoding cytochrome ubiquinol oxidase subunit I — translated: MEITALLLSRLQFAFTVSFHIIFPSFTIGLAAWLTVLETLHLATGRPAYRVLFDFWLKIFAVAFGLGVVSGVVMAFEIGTNWSDFSRMTGPIQGVLLSYETFTAFALEAGFLGVLLFGRPKVPPWFYLFSTAMVALGTTLSAFWIMINNSWMQVPVGYVVENGMFAPNDWAKIIFNSVVWSRFPHMLLAAYLTGAFCVAATGAWYLLRGMFIAEAKIMLRMGLYLAAVLVPVQIIFGHLNGEYVVRYQPAKMAAIEARWHNEQPASEVLLAWPDVANRRNLFAITLPPPWGSLIDSDSLDAAEVGLDSIPESDWPPILIPFFSFRIMVGCGVLMLALAWVGTYLSRKGHLARNRTVLWATFLSFPLPFVATLTGWFTAEVGRQPWVVYGVLRTADAMTPFLTRGTAMISLIVFCAIYTFIFAFGIFYIYRLLRAGPVGRLLPPTAVLPNRPLSAVDRPDAAAALVRLPAGE
- a CDS encoding xanthine dehydrogenase family protein molybdopterin-binding subunit, giving the protein MTRVVNLSRREVVAGGATGLVLGFTIGFSNFPALAAHAHASGVFEPNVYLMIDQTGLVTIVAHRSEMGTGIKTGLPMVLADELGADWSRVRIVQAQGDPKYGDQNTDGSRSMRQFYQPMREAGASARQMLEAAAARVWNVNANDCQARNHVIVHVPTGRQLSFGDAAKMAATMEIAPLDHMELRFTAADERRYVGKPVPIVDLDAITRGTATYGIDVTLPGMKYASVERCPVYGGKALHFDATDALKVPGVEQVVEIPATPIPSGFYPLGGIAVIASNTWSAQQGRAKLKITWDFGANADHDSTTYRAELEATAKQPGRVVRSQGNVDVALGEAHRRISADYFVPYYAHAPMEVPNAVAHFADGKCEIWAPTQFPQSARTTASQVLGVQFEDVTVNVTLLGGAFGRKSKSDYVAEAALLSRRIGAPVKVTWTREDEIQHDYYHAISAQHLEAGLDAEGRPSAWLHRTVFPAIESTFQPDVTYGSAGELQQGVTDMPYAIDNVRCENGQAANHVRIGWYRSVYNIPHAFAVCSFADELAHAAGKDPLEYLRELLGQPRKLDFAAMHVDYPNYGASLDTYPVDTGRLRGVLDLVARNSGWGSSLPTRHGRGVAVHRSFLSYAAAVAQVAVGSDGQLTIPRVDIGLDCGLVVNPDRVRAQLEGAVIMAISNALYSNISIKQGHIEQSNFSDYLVARTDIAPETHVHLVESDAPPGGVGEPGVPPVAPAICNAIFAATGKRIRALPIDPAQLKVT